The window CTCGAAGGCGGGGTACGGCTCTTCCTCTATGCGAAAGAAGAAACGCTTGTAGGGGCCCTGAAGCATTCACGACCAAGTACCAATGATCCTGAAAAAAAGCTACGGTTGATAGATGTCATTCGGCTATCGGATAACAAGGCACTTATTTACGAATTGATACCGCGCAGCACAGGGATTCTCTTTGGGGCACCAATCGCTATCAATGAGTACGGGTACCGAGGGCGGCCTTACCCTCACGAGAGGCCGGAAAGAACTTTCCGAATCATCGGCATTGGTGATTCTGTTGCGTTTGGCATCGGTGTCGATGTGGAAGATACCTATCTGCGCATCATGGAACGTCTGTTCGTTGAGGCGGGAATCCCCTGTGAAGTGGTGAACCTCGCTGTGCCAGGTTACAACACAGCCATGGAGGTAGAACTACTGGCATGGAAAGGTCTTGCATACAATCCGGATCTCATCATCCTGAGCTTTTGCGAGAATGACTTTTCCCTTCCCAACTACCTGCGGCTTGAACACAGCTTCCTCACATTGAAAAGATGTGTACTCTATGACCTGCTCAGCCGGTATGAGCCCTTTTTCCGAGGGCTCGAGCCTTCCCCCTGGGGGGATGGTCTTGATGCAGACGCTCTGGAACGCATTCCTCATGAATACAGGTATATGGTCGGCCGGGAAGGAGTTTCGCGCGCGTTCAGAAAGCTGGGGAGTATCGCCCAG is drawn from Candidatus Auribacterota bacterium and contains these coding sequences:
- a CDS encoding SGNH/GDSL hydrolase family protein, with translation MVAGLVCIAAAISKKRGGRRLQRLDEYLVKVGTLVTAVLLCSLMLEGGVRLFLYAKEETLVGALKHSRPSTNDPEKKLRLIDVIRLSDNKALIYELIPRSTGILFGAPIAINEYGYRGRPYPHERPERTFRIIGIGDSVAFGIGVDVEDTYLRIMERLFVEAGIPCEVVNLAVPGYNTAMEVELLAWKGLAYNPDLIILSFCENDFSLPNYLRLEHSFLTLKRCVLYDLLSRYEPFFRGLEPSPWGDGLDADALERIPHEYRYMVGREGVSRAFRKLGSIAQARNIPVIVEYYDGSYDGILDGKGCRENDTQLFLERTCSELGFYYRDCTQNLYDYAAGSQKPFREIFWLKSRDPHPSRTAHRLIAECLKDFILAHELARSHS